In Halomarina salina, one DNA window encodes the following:
- a CDS encoding FUN14 domain-containing protein encodes MAPGIDVTQLGLDLGTGGVIGGVMGFAAKKIAKVIAVLVGVQLALFKFLESEGILSVDWEAVSGGLIGASDAAASNQPPDFMMSILSTVSISGGFAAGFLAGFKLG; translated from the coding sequence ATGGCACCGGGAATCGACGTGACACAACTGGGACTGGACCTCGGCACCGGCGGCGTCATCGGCGGCGTCATGGGGTTCGCAGCCAAGAAGATAGCGAAGGTCATCGCGGTACTGGTCGGCGTACAGCTCGCGCTGTTCAAGTTCCTCGAATCGGAGGGCATCCTCTCGGTCGACTGGGAGGCCGTCTCGGGCGGCCTCATCGGCGCGAGCGACGCGGCCGCCTCGAACCAGCCGCCGGACTTCATGATGTCCATCCTCTCGACCGTCTCCATCTCGGGCGGGTTCGCGGCCGGCTTCCTCGCCGGGTTCAAACTCGGATAA
- the hflX gene encoding GTPase HflX has protein sequence MTATDSDPALAVIAARADAGAADTEEIRDLAAAAGLTVAGEVTQTRKEDPALCLGEGKVEELAAVVASEGAGVVVFDNRLGPYQTYNLGNELPEGVEVKDRFRLILDIFGQRAQTKKAQLQVELAELRYELPRVEAKVSLARRDERPGFMGLGEYDESREQDIKARISRIRDELQRIEEDEEHRREQRRESGFDLVALAGYTNAGKSTLLRRLAADLDVDENDDLHPDLDTTAESRDKLFTTLGTTTRRADMDRRNVLVTDTVGFVSDLPHWLVESFKSTLDAVYRADLVLLVVDVSEPVEDIRQKLVTSHDTLYERNEAPIVTVLNKVDKVPEEEVERKREALAALAPDPVAVSGKEGTDVDTLLGRIETDLPPYDRERLVLPMNDEAMSLVSWIHDHAYVRDVDYADEVVVDFEARPSIVERARAKASDLPVPAES, from the coding sequence GTGACTGCCACAGACAGCGACCCCGCGCTGGCCGTCATCGCCGCACGTGCAGACGCGGGAGCGGCCGACACGGAGGAGATTCGAGACCTCGCGGCAGCGGCGGGCCTCACCGTCGCTGGCGAGGTGACCCAGACGCGCAAGGAGGACCCGGCGCTCTGTCTCGGGGAGGGGAAGGTCGAGGAACTCGCGGCGGTGGTCGCCAGCGAAGGCGCGGGCGTCGTCGTCTTCGACAACCGCCTCGGTCCCTACCAGACGTACAACCTCGGGAACGAACTCCCAGAGGGCGTCGAGGTGAAAGACCGCTTCCGGCTCATCCTCGACATCTTCGGCCAGCGCGCCCAGACGAAGAAAGCGCAGTTGCAGGTCGAACTCGCGGAGTTGCGCTACGAACTCCCGCGCGTCGAGGCGAAGGTATCGCTCGCGCGACGCGACGAGCGCCCTGGGTTCATGGGCCTCGGGGAGTACGACGAGTCCCGCGAGCAGGACATCAAGGCGCGCATCTCGCGCATCCGTGACGAACTCCAGCGCATCGAGGAGGACGAGGAACACCGCCGGGAGCAGCGCCGCGAGTCCGGGTTCGACCTCGTCGCGCTGGCGGGCTACACGAACGCCGGGAAGTCGACGCTGCTCCGGCGTCTCGCGGCGGACCTCGACGTCGACGAGAACGACGACCTCCACCCCGACCTGGACACGACCGCCGAGTCACGGGACAAACTGTTCACGACCCTCGGGACGACGACCCGCCGGGCGGACATGGACCGGCGGAACGTCCTCGTCACGGACACGGTCGGGTTCGTCTCGGACCTGCCCCACTGGCTGGTCGAGTCGTTCAAGTCCACGCTGGACGCCGTCTACCGGGCCGACCTCGTCCTGCTCGTCGTCGACGTCTCCGAACCGGTCGAGGACATCCGGCAGAAACTGGTGACCAGCCACGACACCCTCTACGAGCGCAACGAGGCACCCATCGTCACCGTCCTGAACAAGGTGGACAAGGTGCCCGAGGAGGAGGTCGAACGCAAGCGCGAGGCGCTGGCCGCCCTCGCTCCCGACCCGGTCGCCGTGAGCGGGAAGGAGGGCACCGACGTCGACACGCTGCTGGGTCGAATCGAGACGGACCTCCCGCCGTACGACCGCGAGCGACTCGTCCTCCCGATGAACGACGAGGCGATGAGCCTCGTCTCGTGGATCCACGACCACGCCTACGTCCGGGACGTCGACTACGCCGACGAGGTGGTCGTCGACTTCGAGGCCCGTCCCTCCATCGTCGAGCGAGCGCGGGCGAAGGCGAGCGACCTGCCGGTCCCGGCCGAGTCCTGA
- the moaC gene encoding cyclic pyranopterin monophosphate synthase MoaC — protein sequence MNERDEDIDPSDDLTHTDESGEVQMVDVGSKPDTARRAVAAGEIRLSPSTVDAIRDDALSKGDVLATARVGAVQAVKHTWETIPMCHQIPITNVDTEFEVGEDRVSVEVAVETTGKTGCEMEALEGVTTGLNVVWDMVKAAEKDDDGQYPGTSIENVRVVSKEKRTV from the coding sequence ATGAACGAGCGCGACGAGGACATCGACCCGAGCGACGACCTGACCCACACCGACGAGTCGGGCGAGGTCCAGATGGTCGACGTCGGGTCGAAACCCGACACCGCACGCCGGGCGGTCGCCGCGGGTGAGATTCGACTCTCTCCCTCGACGGTCGACGCCATCCGCGACGACGCGCTGTCGAAGGGCGACGTGCTGGCGACGGCCCGCGTCGGCGCGGTCCAGGCGGTGAAACACACCTGGGAGACCATCCCGATGTGCCACCAGATACCCATCACTAACGTCGACACCGAGTTCGAGGTGGGAGAAGACCGCGTCTCGGTGGAGGTGGCAGTGGAGACGACGGGCAAGACCGGCTGTGAGATGGAGGCGCTGGAGGGCGTGACGACCGGTCTCAACGTCGTCTGGGACATGGTGAAAGCGGCCGAGAAGGACGACGACGGCCAGTACCCCGGCACCAGTATCGAGAACGTCCGTGTCGTCTCGAAGGAGAAGCGCACGGTGTAG
- a CDS encoding NAD(P)H-hydrate dehydratase, translated as MISADEMAVVDENAAALGVPRKQLMESSGNAVARVVREVADPGASVAIVAGRGNNGGDGLVAARFLSDYDVTVHLLGRAETVSTRIARENWDALVECDADAREVRDSRTLDLGDPDVVVDAMLGTGVTGDPREPERSAVEAVGETNATVVAVDVPTGVDADTGDRADPAVDADRVVTFHDQKPGLSDLDGVTVADIGIPAAAERFVERGDLLRVQSGGGKKGDNGRVFVVGGGPYTGAPALAAQGALRAGADLSFVAVPESVKTPVQGYAEDLIVQPYEGERLEPDHVPDLVETAHDHEDVVVIGPGLGSADETVEAARQFLDTFEGRAVVDADALEVVPEVDTDADLVLTPNSHEFVELGGEEVDDFRGNEEAVESLADELGHVVLAKAKTDVVSDGDRTRVCRAGTPGMTVGGTGDTLAGITAAMLASLDPFEAACVATFVNGSAGELVAEETAPGAGLLASDLLDVVPRAIWGSDEDEG; from the coding sequence ATGATTTCCGCCGACGAGATGGCCGTCGTCGACGAGAACGCGGCGGCCCTCGGCGTCCCCCGGAAGCAGTTGATGGAGTCGAGCGGTAACGCCGTCGCCCGCGTCGTCCGCGAGGTGGCCGACCCCGGCGCGAGCGTCGCAATCGTCGCCGGGCGGGGCAACAACGGCGGCGACGGCCTCGTCGCCGCGCGCTTCCTGAGCGACTACGACGTGACCGTCCACCTGCTCGGACGCGCCGAGACCGTCTCCACGCGCATCGCCCGCGAGAACTGGGACGCACTCGTCGAGTGCGACGCCGACGCCCGCGAGGTCCGCGACTCACGGACGCTGGACCTCGGCGACCCCGACGTCGTCGTCGACGCGATGCTCGGAACCGGCGTCACCGGCGACCCACGAGAGCCGGAACGCAGTGCGGTCGAAGCCGTCGGCGAGACGAACGCCACCGTCGTCGCCGTCGACGTCCCCACCGGCGTCGACGCGGACACCGGCGACCGGGCGGACCCGGCCGTCGACGCCGACCGGGTCGTCACGTTCCACGACCAGAAACCGGGGCTGTCGGACCTCGACGGCGTCACCGTCGCCGACATCGGCATCCCGGCCGCGGCCGAGCGGTTCGTCGAGCGCGGCGACCTGCTGCGCGTCCAGAGCGGCGGCGGCAAGAAGGGCGACAACGGCCGGGTGTTCGTCGTCGGTGGCGGGCCGTACACGGGTGCGCCGGCGCTCGCCGCGCAGGGTGCGCTCCGGGCGGGCGCGGACCTCTCGTTCGTCGCCGTCCCGGAGTCGGTGAAGACGCCCGTCCAGGGGTACGCCGAGGACCTCATCGTCCAGCCCTACGAGGGCGAGCGACTCGAACCCGACCACGTCCCGGACCTCGTCGAGACGGCCCACGACCACGAGGACGTGGTGGTGATCGGCCCCGGCCTGGGGAGCGCCGACGAGACGGTCGAGGCCGCCCGTCAGTTCCTCGATACGTTCGAGGGCCGGGCCGTCGTCGACGCCGACGCGCTCGAGGTCGTCCCCGAGGTGGACACCGACGCCGACCTCGTACTGACCCCGAACAGCCACGAGTTCGTCGAACTGGGCGGCGAGGAGGTCGACGACTTCCGCGGCAACGAGGAGGCGGTCGAGTCGCTGGCGGACGAACTGGGGCACGTCGTCCTCGCGAAGGCGAAGACCGACGTGGTGTCGGACGGCGACCGGACCCGCGTCTGCCGGGCCGGAACGCCGGGGATGACCGTCGGCGGGACGGGCGACACCCTGGCGGGCATCACCGCCGCGATGCTCGCCTCGCTCGACCCGTTCGAGGCGGCGTGCGTCGCTACGTTCGTCAACGGGAGCGCGGGCGAACTGGTCGCCGAGGAGACCGCACCGGGCGCGGGACTGCTCGCCTCGGACCTGCTCGACGTCGTCCCACGGGCCATCTGGGGCAGTGACGAGGACGAGGGATGA
- a CDS encoding acylphosphatase: MADEATSDDPSTGDRVRRHVFISGRVQGVTYRASTRRAATERGVDGWVQNLDDGRVEAVFEGPEAAVDDLLTWCQDGPEMAIVDGVDAEAESPEGIEGFEVRR, from the coding sequence ATGGCCGACGAAGCGACGTCCGACGACCCGAGTACCGGAGACAGGGTACGCCGTCACGTCTTCATCAGCGGGCGCGTGCAGGGGGTGACCTACCGCGCGTCCACCCGTCGAGCGGCGACCGAACGCGGCGTCGACGGCTGGGTGCAGAACCTCGACGACGGCCGGGTCGAAGCGGTGTTCGAGGGCCCAGAAGCGGCCGTCGACGACCTGCTGACGTGGTGCCAGGACGGCCCCGAGATGGCTATCGTCGATGGGGTGGACGCCGAGGCGGAGTCGCCGGAGGGTATCGAGGGGTTCGAGGTCCGTCGGTAG
- a CDS encoding DNA-3-methyladenine glycosylase family protein produces the protein METGEIPLVSLPGGFDLQATVESGQSYVWSREDDRMYEDTPAHGGDAWYTTVLPETDTGGAPVVVRARQSDGYLEWESTVDAHDHLVRLLRLDDDLDAIVAATPDDPLLDAAFERYRGMRLVRDPTFPCLVSFICSAQMRVSRIHGMQERLAREYGTPVEFDGRTYHAFPTADQLAGATEAELRDLSLGYRAPYVQRTAEMVATGEAHPESARNLDYEDAREFLTQFVGVGEKVADCVALFSLDFLEAVPLDTWIRTAIADHYPRCERGNYADTSRAIREQFGGEYAGYVQTYVFFHLRTDGAA, from the coding sequence ATGGAGACGGGCGAGATACCACTCGTGTCACTTCCGGGGGGATTCGACCTGCAGGCGACCGTCGAGAGCGGGCAGAGCTACGTCTGGTCCCGCGAGGACGACCGGATGTACGAGGACACGCCCGCCCACGGGGGCGATGCATGGTACACGACGGTCCTCCCGGAGACCGACACCGGGGGCGCTCCGGTGGTAGTCCGCGCCCGCCAGTCCGACGGCTACCTGGAGTGGGAGTCGACCGTCGACGCCCACGACCACCTCGTCCGCCTGCTGCGACTCGACGACGATCTGGACGCAATCGTGGCGGCGACGCCCGACGACCCACTGCTCGACGCGGCCTTCGAGCGGTACCGCGGGATGCGACTCGTTCGCGACCCGACGTTCCCCTGCCTCGTCTCGTTCATCTGTTCGGCCCAGATGCGCGTCTCGCGCATCCACGGGATGCAAGAGCGCCTCGCCCGCGAGTACGGGACGCCCGTCGAGTTCGACGGTCGGACCTACCACGCGTTCCCGACCGCCGACCAGCTAGCGGGGGCCACGGAGGCCGAACTGCGGGACCTCAGCCTCGGCTACCGCGCGCCCTACGTCCAGCGGACCGCCGAGATGGTGGCGACCGGCGAGGCCCACCCCGAGTCGGCGCGGAATCTCGACTACGAGGACGCACGGGAGTTCCTCACCCAGTTCGTCGGCGTCGGCGAGAAGGTGGCGGACTGCGTGGCGCTGTTCTCGCTCGACTTCCTCGAAGCCGTGCCGCTCGACACCTGGATTCGGACCGCCATCGCCGACCACTACCCCCGTTGCGAACGAGGGAACTACGCCGACACCTCCCGAGCAATCCGCGAGCAGTTCGGCGGCGAGTACGCTGGCTACGTACAGACGTACGTGTTCTTCCACCTCCGGACCGACGGCGCAGCGTAA
- a CDS encoding DUF555 domain-containing protein, with product MDCRVFVEAAVPVYDVGTADEAVRIAISKTGDMLNPDLNYVEISMGERHCPHCEEELEPAFVAADEGLVSLELEMTVFNVQDEQHASRIARKEIGQRMRNIPLEVLRVDVVESDDENGDGEDDEGDDTSATDEPTDGVADGGDMVPGVEELIEE from the coding sequence ATGGATTGTCGTGTCTTCGTCGAGGCGGCCGTGCCGGTGTACGACGTGGGGACGGCCGACGAAGCCGTCCGGATAGCGATTTCGAAGACCGGCGATATGCTGAACCCGGACCTCAACTACGTCGAGATATCGATGGGCGAGCGCCACTGTCCGCACTGCGAGGAGGAACTCGAACCGGCGTTCGTCGCTGCCGACGAGGGGCTCGTCTCGCTCGAACTCGAGATGACCGTGTTCAACGTTCAGGACGAGCAACACGCCTCCCGAATCGCCCGCAAGGAGATCGGACAGCGGATGCGCAACATCCCGCTCGAAGTACTCCGTGTCGACGTCGTCGAGAGCGACGACGAGAACGGAGACGGCGAGGACGACGAGGGCGACGACACGTCGGCGACTGACGAACCGACCGACGGGGTTGCGGACGGCGGTGACATGGTTCCGGGCGTCGAGGAACTCATCGAGGAGTGA
- a CDS encoding UPF0058 family protein translates to MKKQELIHLHGLLAQVRNHYEASNGTDVEHDHYDELGVRPTSIHKSKTEHKRAVFALADGITGEMTVDEQPVSAAAD, encoded by the coding sequence ATGAAAAAGCAGGAACTCATCCACCTTCACGGCCTGCTTGCACAGGTACGCAACCACTACGAAGCGTCTAACGGGACCGACGTCGAACACGACCACTACGACGAACTCGGCGTCCGACCGACATCGATCCACAAGTCGAAGACCGAGCACAAACGTGCAGTGTTCGCCCTCGCTGACGGCATCACCGGCGAGATGACCGTCGACGAACAGCCAGTCTCGGCCGCGGCCGACTAG
- a CDS encoding DUF7836 family putative zinc-binding protein yields the protein MPTETYVRLLCPECGKQWEAAPRDLPDHTDMFHCPNCHATRRTAEFTRTEHDLETLKQLG from the coding sequence ATGCCGACGGAAACGTACGTGAGACTCCTCTGTCCCGAATGTGGGAAACAGTGGGAAGCGGCTCCCCGCGACCTCCCCGACCACACCGACATGTTCCACTGTCCGAACTGCCACGCGACCCGTCGGACGGCCGAGTTCACCCGTACCGAGCACGACCTGGAGACGTTGAAACAACTCGGCTGA
- a CDS encoding transcription initiation factor IIB — MSDTTIRTYTEEMGEAEAEQSEQESVRTCPECSGRLVNDSEHGETVCQDCGLVVEEDAVDRGPEWRAFDAGEKDSKSRVGAPTTNMMHDNGLSTNIGWQDKDAYGNSLSSRQRAKMQRLRTWNERFRTRDSKERNLKQALGEIDRMASALGLPENVRETASVIYRRALNEDLLPGRSIEGVATAALYASARQAGTPRSLDEVTMVSRIDKMELTRTYRYIIRQLNLEIKPADPESYVPRFASDLDLSDESERRARDLLQGAREGGLLSGKSPVGLAAAAIYAAALLSNEKVTQSQVSDVANISEVTIRNRYKELLEAADVPTA, encoded by the coding sequence ATGAGCGATACAACCATACGAACGTACACGGAGGAGATGGGCGAGGCGGAAGCCGAGCAGTCCGAGCAGGAGTCCGTACGGACCTGCCCCGAGTGCAGCGGCCGCCTCGTGAACGACAGCGAGCACGGCGAGACGGTCTGTCAGGACTGTGGCCTCGTCGTCGAGGAGGACGCCGTCGACCGCGGCCCGGAGTGGCGCGCGTTCGACGCCGGCGAGAAGGACAGCAAGTCCCGCGTCGGTGCGCCGACGACGAACATGATGCACGACAACGGCCTGTCGACCAACATCGGCTGGCAGGACAAGGACGCCTACGGGAACTCCCTGTCCAGTCGTCAGCGTGCGAAGATGCAGCGCCTCCGCACGTGGAACGAGCGGTTCCGCACCCGCGACTCCAAGGAGCGCAACCTCAAGCAGGCGCTCGGCGAGATCGACCGCATGGCGAGCGCCCTCGGCCTCCCCGAGAACGTCCGGGAGACCGCGAGCGTCATCTACCGACGCGCGCTCAACGAGGACCTACTCCCCGGCCGCTCCATCGAGGGCGTCGCGACGGCTGCGCTGTACGCGTCGGCCCGACAGGCCGGCACGCCGCGCAGCCTCGACGAGGTGACGATGGTCTCGCGCATCGACAAGATGGAGCTGACCCGGACGTACCGGTACATCATCCGGCAGCTGAACCTGGAGATCAAGCCAGCGGACCCCGAGAGCTACGTGCCGCGGTTCGCCAGCGACCTCGACCTCTCCGACGAGTCCGAGCGTCGCGCCCGCGACCTCCTGCAGGGTGCTCGCGAGGGCGGTCTCCTCAGCGGGAAGTCGCCGGTCGGCCTGGCGGCGGCCGCCATCTACGCGGCCGCGCTCCTGTCCAACGAGAAGGTGACCCAGTCGCAGGTGAGCGACGTCGCCAACATCTCCGAGGTCACCATCCGCAACCGGTACAAGGAACTCCTCGAAGCGGCGGACGTGCCGACCGCCTGA
- a CDS encoding helix-turn-helix domain-containing protein: MTTIAELGLPAESFALDEAFTECPGLRIDVLQGVAHNTTGLSNLVWVETDDIDAADAALKNDSTVSNVEKLGDIDGKWLYTIGWKTPVSVALAVLLEDATMLGASGDGDGWSFRVLFPKRNALSIAASVFEEYDVNLRIERIYELGTGGEHGEYDLTEEQREALEVALENGYFKVPRDTTLGSIADDLGISHQALSERLRRANEILAEVAIQPPASAEEPELKTDD; the protein is encoded by the coding sequence ATGACAACTATCGCAGAACTCGGACTCCCGGCCGAATCGTTCGCTCTCGATGAGGCGTTCACGGAGTGTCCCGGCCTCCGTATCGACGTCCTCCAGGGAGTCGCGCACAATACGACCGGTCTCTCGAACCTCGTCTGGGTCGAGACGGACGACATCGACGCGGCCGACGCCGCCCTGAAGAACGACAGCACCGTCTCCAACGTGGAGAAACTCGGAGACATCGACGGCAAGTGGCTCTACACCATCGGCTGGAAGACCCCGGTCTCCGTCGCGCTCGCGGTCCTGCTGGAGGACGCGACGATGCTCGGTGCCTCTGGCGACGGCGACGGCTGGTCGTTCCGCGTGCTGTTCCCGAAACGCAACGCGCTCTCCATCGCGGCGAGCGTCTTCGAAGAGTACGACGTCAACCTCCGTATCGAACGCATCTACGAACTCGGCACGGGCGGCGAACACGGCGAGTACGACCTCACCGAGGAACAGCGAGAAGCGCTCGAAGTGGCGCTCGAGAACGGCTACTTCAAGGTTCCCCGCGACACCACCCTCGGCTCCATCGCGGACGACCTCGGAATCTCCCACCAGGCGCTGTCCGAACGCCTCCGTCGCGCCAACGAGATTCTCGCCGAAGTGGCGATTCAGCCCCCCGCCAGCGCGGAAGAGCCGGAGCTCAAGACCGACGACTGA
- a CDS encoding DUF357 domain-containing protein: protein MPADLHEKTDRYERLLSEALDAATVAPPEGSPLYDAAMECEEMASSYLADGRHFREEDDWVNALASFSYGHAWLDAGARIGVFDVPEEGHLFTV, encoded by the coding sequence ATGCCCGCAGACCTGCACGAGAAGACAGACCGTTACGAGCGACTGCTGAGCGAGGCGCTCGACGCGGCGACCGTCGCCCCTCCGGAGGGAAGTCCGCTGTACGACGCGGCGATGGAGTGCGAGGAGATGGCGTCGTCGTACCTCGCCGACGGGCGGCACTTCCGCGAGGAGGACGACTGGGTGAACGCGCTCGCCTCGTTCTCCTACGGCCACGCGTGGCTCGACGCTGGCGCTCGAATCGGGGTGTTCGACGTTCCGGAGGAGGGCCACCTGTTCACGGTCTAA
- a CDS encoding aminotransferase class V-fold PLP-dependent enzyme has translation MTPEELRASIPALDGGSYFNAGASGPSPRRVLDATCAAVRRHETEAPTGDGCYPVAFDAFEETRERFASFFDASPSELALTHSTADGIARVAASIDWEPGDVVVRTDLEHSAGILPWWNLREQGVDVRVLETEDGRVDREAYAEAVADARLVCFTSITWTHGTRWPVADLVDIAHDHGAEVLVDAVQSVGQTHVDLDAWNAEYVVGACHKWLLGPWGAGFLYVREDVDTAPVQVGYRSVEEVSSPDPELKSDAARFEVGTTNVGPYAGAVAAMDLHEELGTERVEGRIHDLAGRLADGLGDRVLGPRNPESGLVAFSADDEDPEELVERLAAEDLYIRSLPSGDVRASVHVYNTADEVDALLAAL, from the coding sequence GTGACCCCCGAGGAACTCAGGGCGTCGATTCCGGCGCTCGACGGTGGTAGCTACTTCAACGCTGGGGCGTCGGGACCGTCGCCGAGGCGCGTGCTCGACGCGACCTGTGCGGCGGTGCGGAGACACGAGACGGAAGCGCCGACCGGTGACGGCTGTTACCCGGTCGCGTTCGACGCGTTCGAGGAGACCCGCGAGCGGTTCGCCTCGTTCTTCGACGCGTCGCCGTCCGAACTCGCGCTGACTCACTCGACGGCCGACGGCATCGCGCGAGTGGCCGCGAGCATCGACTGGGAACCGGGCGACGTCGTCGTCCGCACCGACCTCGAACACTCGGCGGGCATCCTGCCGTGGTGGAACCTCCGCGAGCAGGGCGTCGACGTGCGCGTTCTCGAGACAGAGGACGGACGGGTCGACCGCGAGGCGTACGCCGAGGCGGTCGCCGACGCCCGTCTCGTCTGCTTCACCTCCATCACCTGGACCCACGGCACGCGCTGGCCCGTGGCCGACCTCGTCGATATCGCTCACGACCACGGGGCCGAGGTGCTCGTCGACGCGGTCCAGTCGGTCGGCCAGACGCACGTCGACCTGGACGCGTGGAACGCGGAGTACGTCGTCGGCGCGTGTCACAAGTGGCTCCTCGGACCGTGGGGAGCGGGCTTCCTCTACGTCCGGGAGGACGTCGACACCGCACCCGTACAGGTCGGCTACCGGAGCGTCGAGGAGGTGTCGAGCCCCGACCCCGAACTGAAGTCCGACGCGGCGCGCTTCGAGGTGGGGACGACGAACGTCGGTCCCTACGCCGGAGCGGTGGCGGCGATGGACCTCCACGAGGAACTCGGCACCGAGCGTGTCGAGGGACGAATCCACGACCTGGCGGGGCGACTCGCCGACGGACTGGGCGACAGGGTCCTCGGCCCGCGCAACCCGGAGTCCGGGCTGGTGGCGTTCTCGGCAGACGACGAGGACCCCGAGGAACTCGTCGAGCGACTGGCGGCCGAGGACCTCTACATCCGGTCGCTCCCGTCGGGCGACGTCCGGGCGTCGGTCCACGTCTACAACACCGCCGACGAGGTGGACGCGCTGCTCGCCGCCCTCTGA